One window from the genome of Salvelinus namaycush isolate Seneca chromosome 19, SaNama_1.0, whole genome shotgun sequence encodes:
- the LOC120064126 gene encoding alkyldihydroxyacetonephosphate synthase, peroxisomal-like → MASNSNSSERQRIAQQRLRIIAAHLHKHEDGNSGIIAKECKIDATGSTEENKGTVPRKRQEIMKWNGWGYSDSKFLFNKKGQAEFTGKRYRLSGMTLPSLQDWFENTFGASVKHKSPATPVLNVSAVPPPRLNEAFVENLKATGIPFSNEAEDRVFRAHGHCLHEIFALREGKTFERVPDMVVWPNCHNDVVKIVELACKHNVCLIPYGGGTSVTSALECPPEETRCIVSLDTSQMNRILWIDEKNLVAHVEAGIIGQDLERLLNERGYCTGHEPDSMEFSSLGGWVATRASGMKKNVYGNIEDLVIHIKAVTPRGVMEKSCQGPRMSTGPDIHHFILGSEGTLGVVTEVTMKIRPIPEYQKYGSVVFPNFEAGVACLREVAKQRCAPASIRLMDNKQFHFGHALKPQVSSIFTHFVEGLKKFYITKLKGFDPHQLVVATLLFEGDRERVLQHEKQVYDIAATFGGLAAGEDNGQRGYILTFVIAYLRDLGMDYCVVAESFETSVPWDRVLDLCQNVKERIIRECREKGVQFQPLTSCRVTQTYDSGACVYFYFAFNYRGLVDPVHTYQQVEHAAREEILANGGSLSHHHGVGKLRKEWMKDSISKVGVGMLKSVKEYVDPENIFGNRNLL, encoded by the exons ATGGCGTCAAACAGCAATAGCTCCGAGAGGCAACGAATTGCACAGCAAAGATTAAGGATAATTGCAGCGCATTTACATAAACATGAGGACGGTAACTCGGGAATTATCGCAAAAGAATGCAAAATTGATGCGACCGGTTCAACGGAAGAGAATAAAGGGACGGTGCCGAGAAAGAG GCAGGAGATTATGAAGTGGAATGGTTGGGGGTACAGTGACTCCAAATTCCTCTTTAACAAGAAGGGTCAAGCAGAGTTTACAGGCAAAAG GTATAGGCTAAGCGGGATGACCCTGCCCAGTTTGCAGGACTGGTTTGAAAATACCTTTGGTGCCAGTGTGAAGCATAAAAGCCCTGCGACA CCCGTCCTGAATGTCAGCGCTGTGCCGCCGCCCAGACTGAACGAGGCATTCGTAGAGAACCTGAAGGCCACAGGCATCCCATTCTCCAATGAGGCGGAGGACAGGGTGTTCCGTGCCCACG GTCATTGCTTACATGAAATCTTTGCTCTCAGAGAAGGGAAGACATTTGAGCGTGTTCCAGACATGGTGGTGTGGCCAA ACTGCCACAACGACGTGGTGAAAATTGTGGAGCTGGCATGCAAGCACAATGTTTGTTTGATACCGTACGGCG GAGGGACCAGTGTGACCAGTGCTCTAGAGTGCCCCCCGGAGGAAACCCGCTGCATCGTCTCTCTGGATACTTCCCAGATG AACCGCATATTGTGGATCGACGAGAAGAATTTAGTCGCCCACGTTGAAGCTGGCATCATCGGTCAGGATTTGGAGAGATTA ctcAACGAGAGAGGCTACTGTACGGGGCATGAGCCAGACTCCATGGAGTTCAGTTCGCTGGGCGGCTGGGTGGCTACTAGAGCATCAGGCATGAAGAAGAACGTATATGGTAACATTGAGGACCTG GTGATCCACATAAAGGCGGTGACCCCTCGAGGGGTGATGGAGAAGAGCTGCCAGGGGCCACGCATGTCCACTGGGCCAGACATCCACCACTTCATCCTGGGCTCGGAAG GAACCCTTGGTGTGGTTACCGAGGTAACGATGAAGATCCGACCAATCCCAGAGTACCAGAAGTATGGCTCGGTGGTCTTCCCTAACTTTGAGGCAGGCGTGGCCTGCTTACGAGAGGTTGCCAAGCAG aggTGTGCACCGGCTTCCATCCGGCTCATGGATAACAAACAGTTTCATTTCG GTCATGCCCTGAAACCTCAAGTGTCGTCCATTTTCACACATTTTGTCGAAGGGTTAAAGAAGTTCTACATCACCAAG TTGAAAGGTTTCGACCCCCACCAGTTGGTGGTTGCCACCCTTCTGTTTGAAGGGGACCGCGAGAGGGTCCTGCAGCATGAAAAACAAGTTTACGACATCGCAGCAACATTTGG GGGCCTGGCAGCTGGAGAGGACAATGGGCAGAGAGGCTACATACTGACCTTTGTCATCGCTTACCTCCGG GACTTGGGGATGGACTACTGTGTGGTCGCAGAATCCTTTGAGACATCGGTGCCTTGGGACAG GGTATTGGACCTTTGCCAGAATGTCAAAGAGAGAATTATCAGAGAGTGTAGAGAAAAAGGAGTCCAGTTTCAACCGTTGACCTCATGCAG AGTGACTCAGACCTATGACTCTGGCGCATGTGTTTACTTCTACTTTGCCTTCAACTACAGAGGACTGGTGGATCCAGTACATACATACCAACAAGTGGAG CATGCTGCCAGAGAGGAGATCCTAGCCAATGGAGGAAGCCTCTCGCACCACCATGGAG ttGGGAAACTTCGGAAGGAGTGGATGAAGGACAGCATCTCTAAGGTGGGCGTCGGGATGCTCAAGTCCGTTAAGGAATACGTGGACCCGGAAAACATTTTCGGCAACCGAAACCTCCTCTAA